Proteins encoded in a region of the Geobacillus genomosp. 3 genome:
- the nfsA gene encoding oxygen-insensitive NADPH nitroreductase: MNPIIETILRHRSIRRFEERPLTDEQIRTIVECAQAASTSSYVQAYSIIGVKDPEKKQKLAELAGNQSYVAQNGHFFIFCADFHRHELIGELEGKDVLSSLESTEKFMVALIDTALAAQNAAIAAESMGLGICYIGGLRNNLPDVCALLNVPKRVIPLFGLAVGYPAQRPDPKPRLPFEHVYHEDEYDQDRARLIEQLQRYNETVSTYYEQRTNGRRRDTWTGQMAEMLSRRVRMYMKEFVEGKGFNLR, translated from the coding sequence ATGAATCCAATCATTGAAACGATTTTGCGCCATCGCTCGATCCGCCGTTTTGAAGAGCGGCCGTTGACGGATGAACAAATCCGCACGATCGTCGAATGCGCCCAAGCGGCGTCGACTTCCAGTTATGTGCAGGCGTACTCGATCATCGGCGTGAAAGATCCGGAGAAAAAGCAAAAGCTTGCTGAACTGGCGGGAAATCAATCGTATGTGGCACAAAACGGCCATTTTTTCATCTTTTGCGCCGATTTTCACCGCCACGAACTCATTGGCGAGCTAGAAGGAAAAGACGTGCTTTCATCGCTAGAGAGCACGGAAAAATTTATGGTCGCGCTCATTGATACGGCGCTTGCGGCGCAAAACGCCGCCATCGCCGCCGAGTCGATGGGGCTTGGCATTTGTTATATCGGCGGGTTGCGCAACAACTTGCCGGATGTCTGTGCGCTGTTAAACGTGCCGAAGCGGGTCATTCCGCTTTTTGGGCTGGCGGTCGGCTATCCCGCACAAAGGCCGGATCCAAAGCCGCGTTTGCCGTTTGAGCACGTTTATCACGAGGACGAGTACGACCAAGATCGCGCGCGGCTCATCGAGCAATTGCAACGCTACAACGAAACGGTTTCCACCTATTATGAACAACGGACGAACGGCCGCCGCCGCGACACGTGGACCGGACAAATGGCCGAGATGCTCAGCCGCCGCGTCCGCATGTATATGAAAGAGTTTGTCGAAGGAAAAGGGTTTAATCTGCGCTAG
- a CDS encoding pirin family protein, with protein MAVQRHIRHIKTVQITANSPIHRSGPVLEPGNWQEYDPFLLLMEDIFKRGTFDVHPHRGIETVTYVISGELEHFDSKAGHGTLGPGDVQWMTAGRGVVHKEDPAPGSTVHSLQLWVNLPSAHKLTEPRYQNLRAEDMPVRKEEGAVIRVFSGTSKGVKAPTKNIVPVTMVDMTVEPGATVAQDLPGHYNGFLYILEGSGTFGADHTEGKAGQALFFSRHNRGEETELQVTAREKLRLLLYAGEPVNEPVVAYGPFVMNTPEQIREAIRDYQEGRFGQ; from the coding sequence ATGGCTGTTCAACGCCACATTCGCCATATCAAAACGGTGCAAATCACCGCCAACAGCCCGATTCACCGAAGCGGGCCTGTGCTTGAGCCTGGGAACTGGCAAGAGTACGACCCGTTTTTGTTGCTGATGGAAGATATTTTTAAGCGCGGAACATTTGATGTCCATCCGCACCGCGGCATCGAGACGGTGACATATGTCATCAGCGGCGAGCTCGAACATTTTGACAGCAAAGCCGGCCACGGTACGCTCGGCCCCGGGGATGTGCAATGGATGACAGCCGGCCGCGGTGTCGTCCATAAAGAAGATCCGGCTCCCGGTTCGACGGTGCACAGCTTACAGCTTTGGGTCAACTTGCCAAGCGCGCACAAACTAACGGAGCCCCGCTATCAAAACTTGCGCGCTGAAGACATGCCGGTGCGAAAAGAGGAAGGGGCGGTGATCCGCGTCTTTTCCGGCACATCAAAAGGCGTCAAAGCGCCGACGAAAAACATCGTCCCGGTGACGATGGTCGACATGACGGTCGAACCGGGGGCGACGGTGGCGCAAGATTTGCCGGGCCATTACAACGGCTTTTTGTACATTTTAGAAGGGAGCGGCACGTTCGGGGCCGACCATACGGAAGGAAAAGCCGGGCAAGCGCTGTTTTTCAGCCGCCACAACCGCGGTGAGGAAACAGAGCTGCAGGTGACCGCCCGTGAAAAGCTGCGTCTTCTTCTTTACGCCGGCGAGCCGGTGAATGAACCGGTCGTCGCCTACGGGCCGTTTGTCATGAACACGCCGGAACAAATCCGCGAAGCGATTCGCGATTACCAGGAAGGGCGGTTTGGGCAATAA